In the genome of Cryptomeria japonica chromosome 8, Sugi_1.0, whole genome shotgun sequence, one region contains:
- the LOC131056584 gene encoding LRR receptor-like serine/threonine-protein kinase EFR — translation MEGLNAQDMQKEEQEDKSGKISDCVGDNATIKGFYETIGMTVKDIGSLKKDIMFVKRATVGKKPLMENVEELVVAINNAEAIESMVRVVSLNLTSMGLFGPISPFLGNLSFLRVLDLQNNSFQGHIPYQLGRLFRLKRLRLSGNQLSGSIPPEFSLLSNLEAIGLTGNKLTGIIPPFLGNVSFLKILDLSVNKLEGDIPAQLGMLSQLNWLNLGINNLIGSIPIALSNCTRLQTLELCGNNLNGPIPLEFGRLSELQQVLLWQNQLTGEIPRSVGNWTQLEVLDLELNQLSGTVPLEFGKMKGLRRFSLWENQFVSRSIGRLPNSLSYLGLASNKIGGNIPDEIGNLTNLSLLSLEENRINGTIPSALGKLSNLERLYLEANNLQGRIPESFGQSKRLGLLSLSENMLSGKIPDGLDNLPQLRMLDLHHNHLTGEMPASLGRCQTLEMVDFAHNKLTGNIPPEVAGLQNLQAYLNISNNFLQGSILEMSKMVMVLAIDVSQNNFSGAIPSALASCKGLEYLNLSWNAFEGPIPTSLVDLPNLQYMDLSHNNLSGMIPTTFKKDENATASQSLFKQANGSYRRSNTSALKVWPPKISYEELVDATVLKLQDEHVHQSFSRECNVLKTVRHRNVIRIISACSKLDFKALILPFMSNGSLDRWLYHPEDGRCRLNLSDRIRIAIEIAEGMTYLHHYCFVQVIHCDLKPNNVLLGDDMTSYIADFGLSNIIFGNSMDSLTSIDALKGSIGYIAPEYGIGGKLTTKGDVYSYGILILELLTRKRPTDDMFTEGINLQKWIEMHFPDRIFDVVDNCFLLDAYELETSIVTECLTQLIQIGLFCTRESPQERPNMTDIVDRLNTIRGVFLGTPITPQLPIDISSPFLDNTRGINVSGVGNNEDSLTSTS, via the exons CGTGTCGTTTCCTTGAATCTCACTTCTATGGGATTATTTGGCCCCATCTCTCCCTTTCTGGGAAATCTTTCCTTCCTTAGAGTACTCGATCTCCAAAATAATAGCTTCCAGGGCCATATTCCATATCAGCTTGGAAGGCTATTTCGCTTGAAAAGGCTTCGGTTGTCTGGTAACCAATTAAGTGGAAGCATTCCACCTGAATTTAGTCTTCTTTCAAATTTAGAAGCCATAGGATTAACAGGAAACAAATTGACAGGTATTATCCCACCTTTCTTAGGAAACGTGTCCTTTCTAAAGATCCTTGATTTGTCCGTGAATAAACTCGAAGGTGATATTCCTGCTCAGTTGGGTATGCTTAGTCAGCTAAACTGGCTTAATCTTGGCATCAACAACTTGATAGGTTCGATCCCCATTGCCCTTTCAAATTGCACTCGTCTCCAAACTTTGGAGCTCTGTGGTAACAACTTAAACGGCCCAATTCCATTGGAGTTTGGAAGGCTGTCAGAGTTGCAACAAGTGCTTTTGTGGCAAAATCAACTTACTGGAGAAATACCCCGCTCAGTGGGGAATTGGACTCAGCTGGAAGTGCTGGATTTGGAGCTCAACCAACTCAGCGGCACAGTGCCTCTGGAATTTGGTAAAATGAAAGGGCTGAGACGGTTTAGCTTGTGGGAAAATCAATTTGTGAGTCGAAGCA TTGGTCGCCTTCCAAATTCACTCTCATATTTAGGTTTGGCATCAAATAAAATTGGGGGAAACATACCAGATGAGATTGGTAATCTCACAAATTTGTCGTTGTTAAGCTTGGAGGAAAACAGAATCAATGGGACAATTCCATCTGCACTGGGTAAACTTTCAAATCTGGAAAGATTATATCTGGAGGCAAACAATTTACAGGGAAGAATTCCAGAAAGTTTTGGCCAATCAAAAAGGCTTGGATTGTTGTCACTTAGTGAGAACATGCTTTCAGGGAAAATTCCAGATGGTCTTGACAACCTTCCGCAATTAAGAATGCTTGACCTTCATCACAATCACCTGACAGGGGAAATGCCTGCCAGTTTAGGGAGATGTCAGACATTGGAGATGGTGGATTTTGCCCACAACAAACTAACAGGAAATATACCTCCTGAAGTTGCAGGTCTTCAAAATCTCCAGGCTTATTTGAATATTTCCAACAACTTCTTGCAAGGTTCTATTTTGGAGATGAGCAAAATGGTTATGGTTTTAGCTATAGATGTTTCTCAAAACAATTTTTCAGGTGCCATTCCTAGTGCACTGGCAAGCTGCAAGGGCTTAGAATATCTAAATCTTTCTTGGAATGCATTTGAGGGGCCAATCCCCACATCTCTGGTAGATTTGCCAAATCTGCAATACATGGATCTTTCTCACAATAATTTGTCAGGTATGATACCAACGACTTTCAAAAAAGATGAAAATGCTACGGCATCTCAATCTCTCTTCAAACAGGCTAACGG ATCATATAGACGTTCCAATACTTCTGCCCTCAAAGTATGGCCTCCAAAAATTTCATATGAAGAACTTGTAGATGCAACTG TTCTCAAGTTACAAGATGAACATGTTCATCAAAGCTTCAGTAGAGAATGCAATGTTTTAAAGACAGTTCGACACCGCAATGTAATTAGAATCATTTCAGCATGCTCCAAACTTGATTTTAAAGCTTTGATTCTTCCATTCATGTCAAATGGAAGTTTAGACAGATGGTTGTATCACCCGGAAGATGGTAGATGCAGATTAAATTTGAGTGATCGAATAAGGATAGCGATAGAGATAGCAGAAGGAATGACATATCTTCACCATTATTGCTTTGTTCAAGTGATTCACTGTGACCTCAAGCCCAATAATGTTTTGTTAGGAGATGACATGACTTCATATATAGCAGATTTTGGCCTTTCCAATATTATTTTTGGCAATTCTATGGATTCTTTGACTTCTATAGATGCACTTAAAGGATCTATTGGCTACATTGCACCAG AATATGGAATAGGTGGAAAGCTTACTACAAAAGGAGATGTATACAGCTATGGAATTTTAATTCTAGAGTTGTTGACAAGGAAGAGACCAACAGATGATATGTTCACTGAAGGAATCAATCTACAAAAATGGATAGAAATGCATTTTCCAGATAGAATCTTCGATGTGGTGGATAATTGTTTTCTTCTAGATGCTTATGAATTAGAGACATCAATTGTGACAGAATGCCTTACTCAGCTTATACAAATTGGTCTCTTTTGCACAAGGGAGTCACCTCAAGAGCGACCTAATATGACCGATATAGTTGATAGATTAAATACGATCAGAGGTGTGTTTCTTGGTACCCCTATAACCCCTCAATTACCAATAGACATCTCCTCACCTTTTCTTGACAATACAAGAGGTATAAATGTGTCTGGTGTAGGGAACAATGAAGATTCATTGACATCTACTTCCTAG